The Halobacillus amylolyticus nucleotide sequence AATTGGAAAAGGTGAAATTATCCCCGATCGCACACTCGCTATTAAAAAGGCTATAAACAACAGTGAACCTGGCGAGTGGATCGTGATTACCGGCAAGGGGCATGAACAATACAAACAACAGTTTTCACTGCCTACCGATTCAGATGAAAGCACGGTAAACTATATAAGCAACAGTGAAATCATCGAATTCAATTAAAAGGAGCAGCTCATCAGGGCTGCTCCTTTTTACTACCTTTCCTTAAAATACCTGTATTTTTCATGTTTCGTAAATTCCAAGCTGCGGGAACAGTTAAATGTAGTTGGAAAGTTCAAATCGACGGTGATTTTTTCACTAATAGGAGGAAATTTAAATGCCTAAAAAAATACTTATGGTAGTGACAAACCATGAGAAAATTGCTGAAAACAAACCGACAGGAATTTGGTTGTCAGAATTTGGGGAGGCCTTTAATGAATTTAAAAACCATGGATATGATGTAACTGTAGCAAGCCCTAAGGGCGGAAAAGCGCCCGTTGATCCTGGAAGTGTCAGTGAGAATGAACCTCAGGAAATTCTCGACACGAAGCCTCACCTTGAAGATACCGTTGCCATCAATCAGTTATCTGCTGATTCCTTCGATGCTATCTTTTTACCTGGCGGGCATGGAACCATGTTCGACTTTCCGGACGATCAAAAACTTCAAGAACTCATTCGTGAAATGTATGAGTCAGATAAGCTTGTTGCTGCTGTCTGCCACGGTCCTGCCGGGTTAGTTGGAGTGAGATTGACAAGTGGCGAACTACTTGTCAAAGGAAAGCAGATCAATTCATTCACAGATGCCGAAGAGGCCGATACTGCTCTAGATCAATATATGCCCTTTTTACTGGAGAGTAAGTTGCGTGAACTCGGGGCACACTTCATTAAAAAAGGCAATTGGGCTAAACATGTTGAGGTCGATGGCAACTTAATCACAGGTCAAAACCCTCAATCTACTTTGGTCGTTTCTAAAGAACTTATGAATCAATTGAATGAATCATAGAGGGATATTAGGGTCCTGCTGTTTTGTAACAGGGCCCTTATCATTCATCTGTAATTTTTTTGATTTTAAATCAAGTTACAGAAATGTTACAATAACGCTAACAAAAATGTTAGTGTAGAAACTTACTAATACTTATTAACTACCACTCTTCTGACGTCCTAAGTAAACATAATTGGAATAGAGGTATGAAGCAATGTACAATCACTCTAATGACCTTAACTATCTTTCCGTAAAAGAAGCGGCAAACGAAATCCTTAAACATGTCAGCCAAATTCTAGATGTAAACACTGTTTACATTGCTAAAAAAGAAGATGGTTACGTGGATGTAATCGAGGCGTATAACCGTGATGAACACCTTCTCGATGCAAATGTGAAAATCAATTACGAGGAGACTTATTGTCAATTCGTCATTGAAACAGGTGGAAAAATTTTCACATCAACTAATATGTCCCAAGACCCCGTTGCAAAAAACCTAAATCTCTACCCTAGTGTTCAGGTTCAAGCATTCATGGGTGCGAAAATCTTTGATAAGGATAATAAGGAATTCGGTACGCTTTGTGTAATGGATCAAAAACCAAGAGAGTTCACAGAAAAAGATACCGACTTCCTCCGTTCCGTTGCGAAAGTCTTTGGTTATATTATCAGCTTGGACCAGATGCAGCAACGTGTTGATATGTTGTCCGTCCCGATTGTTCCTGTTACAGAAGGAGTTGTCGTCCTCCCACTGATCGGTATTGTGAATGAAGACCGCTCCAACCATCTGCTGGAAACGATCCTTCACCGCATTTATCAAAAGAATGTCGATTATTTTATCCTTGATCTCTCAGGCTTAGTAAGTTTTGATGATTTATTCACCAACCATTTATCCGATATTATCAAGGCTCTTGAGCTTATGGGTGTAACACCTGTTCTCACCGGAGTACGGCCTGATATGGCCATGAGCCACTTGAGTCAAGATCCCATCTATAAAAACCTGCGTATTACCCGGAATCTTGAACAAGCCTTAAAAAAAGTCGGTCTAAGCTTAATAAAGAACAATTAAAGCACAACCTAAAAAAGGTTGTGCTTTAATTGTTCTTATCCGCCTTACTTTCCTATGGCAAACGCAATTTTATAATCATCAGCATTCAGTTCCGTCGGTTCATCGAGAGCGAGCCTTGCTAATTCAGCCCCCATGTATGGCCCTGTCGTGAGGCCTGAAGCCCCCAGGCCGTTAGCCAACAATAGGCCTTTAAAGTTTGGCACAGCTCCAAAAACCGGAAGGGAGTCAGGTGTAAATGGTCTAAACCCTACCCTCGTTTCAAGCATCGTACCACGAGCCAATCCAGGAGCTATCGCCAACACTTTATTAAAAATTTCATGGAGTCCTCCTGCTGTGATACGCGAATCAAATTTTTCCTTCGTTTCATGGGTGGCGCCAACAACTACCCTTCCCCCATCAAAGCTGAGCAAATATTTATTCGTCGGCGGCATCACAACCGGCCAATCACTCGTGTTCGTCTCCGGCATTTCCAAATGGGCAATTTGAGCCTTTTGCGGATGAACGAGCAAATCAATCCCTAATGGCTTGATGAGTTCTTTTGCCCAGGCTCCTGCTGCTACGA carries:
- a CDS encoding type 1 glutamine amidotransferase domain-containing protein; amino-acid sequence: MPKKILMVVTNHEKIAENKPTGIWLSEFGEAFNEFKNHGYDVTVASPKGGKAPVDPGSVSENEPQEILDTKPHLEDTVAINQLSADSFDAIFLPGGHGTMFDFPDDQKLQELIREMYESDKLVAAVCHGPAGLVGVRLTSGELLVKGKQINSFTDAEEADTALDQYMPFLLESKLRELGAHFIKKGNWAKHVEVDGNLITGQNPQSTLVVSKELMNQLNES
- a CDS encoding GAF domain-containing protein gives rise to the protein MYNHSNDLNYLSVKEAANEILKHVSQILDVNTVYIAKKEDGYVDVIEAYNRDEHLLDANVKINYEETYCQFVIETGGKIFTSTNMSQDPVAKNLNLYPSVQVQAFMGAKIFDKDNKEFGTLCVMDQKPREFTEKDTDFLRSVAKVFGYIISLDQMQQRVDMLSVPIVPVTEGVVVLPLIGIVNEDRSNHLLETILHRIYQKNVDYFILDLSGLVSFDDLFTNHLSDIIKALELMGVTPVLTGVRPDMAMSHLSQDPIYKNLRITRNLEQALKKVGLSLIKNN